GTCATCTGGCCAAGCTGGAAGAGATGAAGATTCGTGGTGAGCAGGATGAACTGAGTGCTGAACGCGATAAGCTGGAAAAGATCCTGAACTCACCAGCGCGCATGCGTAACCTGATCAAGAAAGAATTGTTGGCGGATGCGGAAACCTACGGCGATGATCGTCGTTCGCCGATTGTTGCACGATCTGAAGCCAAGGCAATGACCGAAGCTGATCTGGCGACGTCTGACCCTGTGACCGTAGTTTTGTCCAAGAAGGGCTGGATACGTGCGGCCAAAGGCCATGATGTCGACGCCGAAGGTTTGAGTTATAAGTCGGGTGATGGCTATGCGCTGTCGGTGAAAGGTAAGAGTAATCAGCAAGTGACGTTGATTGCGTCTACCGGACGCGCCTATTCAATTCCAGCGCATACGTTACCGTCTGCCCGAGGTCAGGGTGAGCCGATCACCGGACGCATAAACCTCGACTCTTCAAGCTCCATTGCTACCGCCTACATGGGGAATGATGAGCAAATGTTGGTGATGGCAAGCGATGCGGGTTATGGGTTTGTCACCAAATTGGGTGATCTCTTTACCAAGAATAAATCCGGTAAGGCGGCCATTAGTTTGTCTGACAACGCGCACGTATTACCTGTGCTGGAAGCGGAAGCTGCCGATAAAGGTCTGTTGGCTGCGGTGTCCAATGAAGGACGCTTATTGGTCTTCCCATTGGCCGATTTGCCGGTACTGAGCAAAGGTAAAGGGAATAAGATCATTAATATTCCTTCTGCGCGTGCGAAAGACCGTGAGGAATTGCTTGTGGCTCTGGCAGTAGTGGATGAACGTGATTCATTGGTGGTGCAGTCAGGCAAGCGAACCTTAACCCTAAAACCCGATGATTTAGAGCACTATCGTGGTGAGCGTGGTCGTCGTGGTAATAAATTGCCAAGAGGTTTCCAGAAAGTCGATGGTGTCGAAGTGGTAAAACCAGAGACTAACTAACCTTGGCTGTGAAGGTCGTACTCGTTAAAAACGGGGCGGCCGGTCTTTCTTAAATGGAAATGATCGTTAAACCGGTTGTTTCCATTTAAAGCGAATTTTTTAATCCCTCTTCCTGTCTTTTTGTTCTTCTTGAACGGTCATTTGAGAACTATAGTCTAAGTTAAATAGACACTCTTTGAACTTGTATTCGTAAGGTTATTGGTTAAAAGGTAACCACAGATAATGGGATTTTATAAACCAGTCTTAGCTTCTCTGACGTTGGCGTTGGTTTCTGGTGTGTTAATCGCCAGCCCGGTGACAGGAAACTCAGCATCGTCACAACATACGTTGTATGTTTCTGCGATTGATTGGTGTCCTCAGATCTGCCCGACAACACCTGACAAACCGGGCTATCTTGTTGAAATGATTGATGACCTGTTTCGAGAGTCGGAGTTTCAATTAGACTTTGAGTATGTTCCGTGGAGCCGAGCCATTTATCGTGTTAAAACCGGTCAGACCGATGCTCTGCTGTCGCCTTCCAAAGAGGAAGCGCCGGATTTACGCTATCACCTGGAACCACTGTCTTACCAAACTCATTGCTTTTGGAAGTTGAAAGATTCGGACTGGCATTTTAAAGGGTTGGAGAGCCTGACCAGCAAACCCTTCGTAATTTATCGAGACCATTCTTACGTCTCTTTCTTTGCATCAGGCAAGGTGCCGATCAACAGTGATCACTATTTTGAGATCAGCTATGACGAGCGATACATTCCGAGAGCGATTCAGCTGCTAGAAGCCAAGCGTGCCAATACATTCATATTTACGGTGAACTCGGTGATTTTCTATCAGCAGATGCAAAAGCGTCAGCCTTTGGTTGTTGATGAATGTATTAAACGGGATGAGCTTTGGTTTGCATTGTCGCCTAAGCCATCACATAAAATCGACGCTATTCAAGCACACTTGGATACCAGCCTTGGATCATATAAGAAAACAGAGCGTTATCGGGCTTTGTTGAACAAATATAATGTAATTCTTCCGGCGCTCTATAACGAGAGACCTCACACCGAGAATGACAGGTGAATGAGGTTGGCTCTGTGGTTGTGTATTCAATCGTAAGGTAAGTGGTGATCTTAGGGGCGTTACCCGAGTATAAAAAAGCCTCTGGCTCAGGTGAGACAGAGGCTTTAGGTCTTCAGTTGTTCTCTTCTGAGTAATTAGGTTCCCTAGTTGTGAAGAATCTGGCTCAAGAAGAGTTTTGTGCGTTCTGATTGAGGATTATCGAAGAAGGCATGAGGCTCATTCTCCTCGATAATCTCTCCGGCATCCATAAAGATCACTCGGTCGGCAACTTTCTTGGCGAAACCCATTTCGTGGGTTACACACAACATGGTCATGCCTTCTTCGGCCAACTCAACCATTACATCCAACACTTCTTTAATCATTTCGGGATCAAGCGCTGAAGTTGGTTCGTCAAAGAGCATGATGTTCGGGTTCATGCACAGGCTGCGCGCAATCGCCACACGCTGCTGCTGACCACCGGATAACTGCCCCGGGTATTTCAGTGCCTGATCTGGAATTTTGACCCGTTCAAGGAACATCATTGCGGTTTTTTCCGCTTCTTTACGAGGCACCTTCTTCACCCATTGAGGCGCGAGACAGCAGTTGTCCAGCACCGTAAGGTGAGGGAACAGGTTGAAGTGCTGGAACACCATACCTACATCTTTACGGATCGTATCGATGTTACGAATGTCGCTGGTTAACGGCGTACCTTGAATGATGATGTCGCCTTTCTGGTGGGCCTCCAGTCGGTTAAGGCAGCGAATCATAGTGGACTTTCCTGAACCGGAAGGCCCGCAAATCACAATACGTTCACCTTTACGGACTTCAAGGTTGATGTCACGTAGCACATGGAAGTCGTCATACCATTTGTTGACGTTGTTGAGCTTAATAATAATTTCGTCTTGTAAATGTGGCTGAGCCATAATCTTTACTCTCAATATTCTTTATGTAAGTCCGGCAAGTTATTTGTGTCCAGTGTGCAGCTTGTTCTCCAGATGCATGCTGTAACGTGACATGCTGAAGCAGAACATCCAGTAGATGAGTGCTGCAAATAGATAGCCTTCGGTTGCAAAGCCCAGCCACTCTGGGTCATTCAACGCGGCTTTCATAATGCCGGACAATTCAAATAGGCCAATGATCAAAATCAGGCTGGTGTCTTTAAACAGCGCAATGAAAGTGTTTACGATGCCTGGAATCACAAGTTTTAAGGCTTGAGGAAGAATAACGAGAGCCATTTTCTGGAAGTAATTTAACCCCAGAGCGTCAGCCGCTTCGTATTGTCCTTTCGGTATGGCCTGAAGACCACCACGAATTACTTCTGCCATGTAGGCAGACTGGAATAAGGTAATACCAATCATAGCTCGTACCAGCTTGTCGAAGCTTACGCCTTCCGGCATAAACAACGGCAGCATGACCGACGCCATAAATAGAATGGTAATAAGTGGTACGCCGCGCATGACTTCAATAAAGGAAATACAAATCCAGCGAATGATTGGCATTTCAGAACGACGCCCAAGTGCTAATAAAACACCGATGGGCAAAGACGCAATGATTCCGACCGTTGCGATGATCAGGGTCAACATCAAGCCGCCCCATTGTTCTGTATCTACCTGCTTGAGGCCAAAGATATTTCCGAAGAACAGCCAGTTCGCAATGATTGGGTAGCCAATCAAAATGAAACCAATCAGCCAGCCTTTTCTTGGGACTCGTTCAATGAACAACGGAATGACCAGTGAAACCAAGAAAGCAAAGGCAAGGTCTACACGCCACTGCTCTTCAGACGGATAGAATCCATACATGAATTGATTCATCCGGGCATCGATAAACACCCAGCATGCCCCTTCACGGGAGCAGTCGGCACTGGTGGTTCCGCTCCAGTCAGCGCTTAAGAACACCCAGTCGATAAGTCCCGGGATTAAGGTAATCAGCGCGTAGCCGACGGCAATGGTTAACAGACTGTTAAACCAATTGGAGAATAGGTTTATTTGAAGCCATCGTAATGGATGCTTCCTGAATGGAGGAGAGTGTATTGGTTCTAACATGGTTCGCCTCCTATCGCTCAACCAGCGCCATGCGCTTGTTGTAGATGTTCATAATTAAAGAAATCACCAAGCTGATGGTTAAGTACACCGCCATTACCATGAAGATAATTTCGATGGCCTGACCTGACTGGTTTAGCGTGGTGCCGGCAAAGATGGAGACTAAGTCCGGATAGCCAATGGCTGTTGCCAACGAGGAGTTTTTCGTCAAGTTCAGGTATTGGCTGGTGAGCGGAGGAATGATGACGCGCATGGCTTGTGGAATGACCACTAAACGCAGCATCTGACTGTTTTTTAGGCCAAGTGCGCGTGATGCCTCCAATTGCCCTTTAGGTACAGACTGAAGACCGGAGCGAACGTTTTCAGCAATAAATGCTGCCGTATAAATGGTCAGTGCCACTAGCAAGGCGGTAAATTCCGGCAGGATAGTGGTGCCACCTTTGAAATTGAAACCACGTAATTCAGGGATATCCCAGGTCAGGGTAGTGCCTGAAATTAGGTAGGTT
Above is a genomic segment from Litoribrevibacter albus containing:
- a CDS encoding substrate-binding periplasmic protein, whose protein sequence is MGFYKPVLASLTLALVSGVLIASPVTGNSASSQHTLYVSAIDWCPQICPTTPDKPGYLVEMIDDLFRESEFQLDFEYVPWSRAIYRVKTGQTDALLSPSKEEAPDLRYHLEPLSYQTHCFWKLKDSDWHFKGLESLTSKPFVIYRDHSYVSFFASGKVPINSDHYFEISYDERYIPRAIQLLEAKRANTFIFTVNSVIFYQQMQKRQPLVVDECIKRDELWFALSPKPSHKIDAIQAHLDTSLGSYKKTERYRALLNKYNVILPALYNERPHTENDR
- a CDS encoding amino acid ABC transporter ATP-binding protein yields the protein MAQPHLQDEIIIKLNNVNKWYDDFHVLRDINLEVRKGERIVICGPSGSGKSTMIRCLNRLEAHQKGDIIIQGTPLTSDIRNIDTIRKDVGMVFQHFNLFPHLTVLDNCCLAPQWVKKVPRKEAEKTAMMFLERVKIPDQALKYPGQLSGGQQQRVAIARSLCMNPNIMLFDEPTSALDPEMIKEVLDVMVELAEEGMTMLCVTHEMGFAKKVADRVIFMDAGEIIEENEPHAFFDNPQSERTKLFLSQILHN
- a CDS encoding amino acid ABC transporter permease, which gives rise to MLEPIHSPPFRKHPLRWLQINLFSNWFNSLLTIAVGYALITLIPGLIDWVFLSADWSGTTSADCSREGACWVFIDARMNQFMYGFYPSEEQWRVDLAFAFLVSLVIPLFIERVPRKGWLIGFILIGYPIIANWLFFGNIFGLKQVDTEQWGGLMLTLIIATVGIIASLPIGVLLALGRRSEMPIIRWICISFIEVMRGVPLITILFMASVMLPLFMPEGVSFDKLVRAMIGITLFQSAYMAEVIRGGLQAIPKGQYEAADALGLNYFQKMALVILPQALKLVIPGIVNTFIALFKDTSLILIIGLFELSGIMKAALNDPEWLGFATEGYLFAALIYWMFCFSMSRYSMHLENKLHTGHK